The Pedobacter mucosus genome window below encodes:
- a CDS encoding LacI family DNA-binding transcriptional regulator: protein MSEKVNIKQLALELNISIATVSKALNDSYEISLKTKNRVWDLAKQLNYTPNPAASNLRSNKTKTIAVILPCVANNFFSLAIKGIEEIARKYGFHVLIYQTHEDCEMEISFINSLLNGRVDGILTSVSSSEDNADYYENLVKKVPLVFFDRVYENLDTFKVTTDDYHISYQATSHLIECGCKKLAYLYGLENLPAGKARFSGFKDAIDANGLTISDDFIVKYSDDENTNLEHIKVLLNHHKPDALFSSIEEFVIPSYTACKELRLEIPKDIKILSFSNLATAKLLNPSLTTITQPAFEIGNEAAKCLFKILTKRGIDDDKSIILKSELIKRASTGC from the coding sequence ATGTCTGAGAAGGTTAATATTAAACAGTTGGCGCTGGAATTAAATATTTCGATTGCGACAGTATCTAAGGCACTTAATGATAGCTACGAAATTAGCTTGAAAACAAAAAATCGGGTTTGGGATCTTGCCAAGCAACTTAATTACACGCCAAATCCTGCAGCAAGTAATTTACGAAGCAATAAAACGAAAACTATTGCTGTTATTTTGCCATGTGTTGCAAATAATTTCTTTTCGTTAGCGATAAAAGGGATAGAAGAAATTGCAAGGAAATATGGTTTTCACGTGCTTATTTACCAAACGCATGAAGATTGCGAAATGGAAATTTCGTTTATAAATAGTTTGCTCAATGGTAGGGTAGATGGAATTTTAACTTCAGTTTCGAGCAGTGAAGATAATGCTGACTACTATGAAAACTTAGTAAAAAAGGTTCCTTTAGTTTTTTTTGATCGGGTTTATGAAAATTTAGATACATTCAAAGTTACGACTGATGATTACCATATTTCTTATCAGGCAACCTCTCATTTAATAGAATGTGGATGTAAAAAATTAGCTTATTTATATGGTTTAGAAAATCTTCCGGCAGGTAAAGCAAGGTTTTCAGGCTTTAAAGATGCTATTGATGCAAATGGATTAACGATCAGCGATGATTTTATAGTGAAATATAGCGATGATGAAAATACAAATTTAGAGCATATTAAAGTTTTGTTAAATCATCATAAGCCAGATGCATTGTTTTCTTCCATTGAAGAATTTGTAATTCCGAGTTATACTGCATGCAAAGAACTTAGACTTGAAATTCCAAAGGATATTAAAATCTTAAGCTTTTCAAATCTAGCAACGGCAAAATTGCTAAATCCCTCGTTAACAACCATAACACAGCCAGCCTTTGAAATTGGAAATGAAGCTGCAAAATGTTTGTTTAAAATTCTTACAAAAAGAGGAATTGACGATGATAAAAGTATTATTTTAAAATCCGAACTCATTAAAAGGGCATCTACAGGTTGTTAA